In Pseudomonadota bacterium, a single genomic region encodes these proteins:
- the bioB gene encoding biotin synthase BioB, giving the protein MCIDNIVERLKERAFKLKNTGLLRYHHNLETARSFFDNICSTHKYEENINTVKAAKEAGLSTCSEGIIGLGETMEQRIELAMTLKELDVDCVPVNILNPRPGTPLENIPQLSPIEILITIAIYRFILSDKDIKLCGGKERNLRQLLPLGIMAGCNSLMIGDYLTTRGRDQELDKEMIKDLGLNAVFK; this is encoded by the coding sequence ATGTGCATTGATAATATCGTTGAAAGGCTTAAAGAAAGGGCATTTAAATTGAAAAACACAGGTCTGCTCCGTTACCACCATAACCTTGAGACAGCAAGAAGCTTTTTCGATAATATCTGTTCCACCCACAAATATGAAGAGAATATAAATACGGTAAAAGCCGCAAAAGAGGCGGGCCTGTCCACATGCTCCGAGGGAATCATAGGTCTTGGGGAAACCATGGAACAGCGGATAGAACTGGCAATGACATTGAAAGAACTCGATGTGGACTGTGTTCCGGTGAATATCCTGAACCCGAGACCCGGCACACCCCTTGAGAATATTCCGCAGCTTTCCCCGATTGAAATTCTGATCACAATAGCAATATACAGGTTTATCCTTTCCGATAAGGATATAAAGCTCTGCGGCGGCAAGGAAAGAAACTTAAGACAACTCCTGCCCCTCGGAATTATGGCAGGTTGCAATTCCCTCATGATCGGTGATTATTTAACCACCCGGGGAAGAGACCAGGAGCTTGATAAAGAAATGATAAAAGACCTCGGGCTTAATGCGGTCTTCAAATAA
- the hydE gene encoding [FeFe] hydrogenase H-cluster radical SAM maturase HydE — translation MERKRLDKQYGFAELDYSFERIMTLFGCKGEELEKLYKEADRIRQILMGNEIYIRGIIEFSNNCANDCLYCGIRASNHAVNRYTMTSEEILTTARAMIFRQQTTVVLQSGETPGINDREIGNIILRIKEETPLAVTVSVGNRPYETYRYWKDCGMDRYLLRFETSDPELFRRLHPDCTLEERLACLYALKELGVQTGSGFMIGLPGETHGILARNILLCRELDLDMIGIGPFIPHPDTPLGKEKNAYEGDGEIFFKALAVLRIFNPDAHIPATTAYDAVFPGEGRNLALQRGANVFMPNDTPVKHRKDYLLYPGKPCIDEGADHCAGCVLMRIESLGRDVGKGPGHSMKLSANKTTSLRKTLHA, via the coding sequence ATGGAAAGAAAAAGATTAGATAAACAATATGGTTTCGCAGAGTTGGATTATTCCTTTGAGAGAATTATGACCCTTTTTGGTTGTAAAGGAGAGGAACTGGAAAAACTCTACAAAGAGGCTGACCGGATAAGGCAAATTCTTATGGGTAATGAAATATATATCCGGGGCATTATCGAATTTTCGAACAACTGTGCTAACGATTGTCTTTACTGCGGGATCAGGGCGTCGAATCATGCAGTGAACCGTTATACCATGACCTCCGAAGAGATACTCACCACTGCCCGCGCCATGATCTTCAGACAGCAGACTACCGTTGTCCTTCAATCAGGAGAAACACCAGGAATAAATGACAGGGAAATCGGGAATATCATATTGAGGATCAAGGAGGAAACCCCTCTGGCTGTTACAGTTTCTGTGGGGAACAGACCTTATGAAACCTATCGTTACTGGAAGGACTGCGGCATGGACCGGTATCTGCTCAGATTTGAAACAAGTGACCCCGAATTATTCCGCAGGCTCCATCCCGATTGCACGCTCGAAGAAAGACTGGCGTGCCTTTATGCACTAAAAGAACTGGGCGTACAGACCGGAAGCGGTTTCATGATAGGGCTCCCGGGTGAAACGCATGGCATCCTGGCAAGGAATATCCTCCTCTGCCGGGAACTTGACCTCGACATGATAGGGATCGGCCCTTTCATACCTCATCCGGATACGCCTCTCGGAAAAGAAAAGAATGCATATGAAGGGGATGGGGAGATATTTTTCAAGGCCCTGGCCGTTCTCCGTATTTTCAATCCTGATGCCCACATACCTGCAACAACGGCCTATGATGCTGTCTTCCCCGGTGAGGGAAGAAATCTTGCCCTTCAAAGGGGCGCAAATGTATTCATGCCGAACGATACGCCGGTCAAGCACAGAAAGGACTATCTTCTCTACCCCGGTAAGCCCTGTATTGATGAGGGCGCCGATCACTGTGCCGGTTGCGTGCTTATGAGGATCGAATCCCTTGGGAGGGATGTGGGGAAAGGGCCGGGTCATTCAATGAAGTTGTCAGCGAATAAAACGACCTCATTGAGGAAAACCTTACATGCATAA
- a CDS encoding phospholipase D family protein, translating into MENRMKQRRAIWHTLPLLFVLICMSFSGCASLSLDSYQRTRSSAIPSSNETRLGREFGAQMEQHPRESGFCLLSSGIDSFLARAYLIDRSDHSLDLQYYIFYDDVTGRLLLERMVAAADRGVRIRLLVDDWNITGKDFSFAMIAAHPNIQVRTFNPFSGHRSLILSRMLQYGYGPKRLKRRMHNKVFIADNTAAIVGGRNIGDEYFGARTDVNFSDLDILTLGPITEKISSAFDEYWNSEFAIPIDAFVRSPPSVENLEECRAVLQTHKEKMKDTVYAEQLRENQHLEHFKYGNLPVVWTEGEYHWDRPGKVASSRENEPTFYMAPHINSLIDETQTEALLISPYFVPGKAGMQLFEGLRERGAKVKILTNSLASNDAKVVHAGYARYRKALLRLGVDLYEMKPTSGESLAEYRRDIGSSSQGALHAKTLVLDRNVLFVSSFNLDPRSAWFDTQNGIVVRSPEIARQVARLFETATSPENAYRVTFEAKLPGEDFSRPQDGKLTWITEEDGKEVRYYNEPMTRWWQRIGLNILSWFAPEEML; encoded by the coding sequence ATGGAAAACAGAATGAAGCAGCGTAGAGCGATATGGCATACTCTTCCGTTATTATTCGTTCTGATATGCATGTCTTTCAGTGGGTGTGCAAGTCTTTCCCTCGACAGCTACCAGCGAACCCGCTCTTCAGCCATTCCGTCATCAAATGAGACACGCCTGGGAAGAGAATTCGGGGCTCAGATGGAACAGCATCCACGAGAGTCAGGCTTCTGTCTCCTTTCTTCAGGCATAGATTCTTTTCTGGCCCGTGCGTATCTGATTGATAGATCCGATCACAGCCTCGATCTGCAATACTATATTTTTTATGATGATGTAACGGGCAGGCTTCTCCTTGAGCGTATGGTTGCGGCGGCTGACCGGGGGGTCAGGATACGTCTCCTTGTTGACGATTGGAACATCACGGGCAAGGACTTCAGCTTCGCGATGATAGCGGCCCATCCCAACATACAGGTTCGCACTTTTAACCCTTTTTCAGGCCACCGTTCATTAATACTTTCAAGGATGCTTCAGTACGGCTATGGACCCAAGAGGCTGAAGCGAAGGATGCACAATAAGGTCTTTATCGCCGACAACACGGCAGCTATAGTCGGAGGTCGTAATATTGGCGATGAGTATTTCGGCGCGCGGACGGACGTGAACTTCTCCGATCTCGACATTTTGACCCTGGGGCCTATTACGGAGAAGATATCGTCTGCTTTTGACGAGTATTGGAACAGTGAATTTGCCATTCCCATAGATGCCTTTGTGCGGTCGCCTCCAAGCGTTGAAAACCTTGAGGAGTGTCGGGCAGTGCTGCAAACCCATAAGGAGAAAATGAAGGATACGGTGTATGCAGAGCAACTCCGGGAAAACCAACATTTGGAGCATTTCAAATATGGCAACCTGCCCGTAGTCTGGACGGAGGGCGAATATCATTGGGACCGGCCTGGAAAGGTCGCTTCTTCGCGGGAGAATGAACCTACGTTCTACATGGCGCCCCATATTAACAGTCTCATTGATGAGACTCAGACCGAAGCGCTTTTGATATCGCCCTATTTTGTGCCGGGTAAGGCCGGGATGCAGTTGTTTGAGGGTCTGCGTGAAAGAGGAGCCAAGGTGAAAATCCTGACTAATTCCCTGGCCTCCAATGATGCTAAGGTAGTCCACGCAGGATACGCAAGATACCGCAAGGCATTGCTCCGGCTTGGCGTTGACCTGTATGAAATGAAGCCAACCTCCGGTGAGAGTCTCGCAGAGTACCGACGAGACATTGGCAGTTCCTCGCAGGGAGCCCTGCATGCAAAAACTCTTGTTCTTGATCGTAACGTACTCTTCGTGAGTTCCTTCAATCTTGATCCTCGCTCGGCATGGTTTGATACGCAGAACGGTATCGTGGTGAGGAGTCCGGAGATAGCCAGGCAAGTGGCACGTCTTTTTGAGACAGCCACTTCTCCGGAAAATGCATACCGGGTCACCTTCGAGGCGAAACTGCCGGGGGAAGACTTTTCGCGCCCGCAGGATGGAAAGCTTACCTGGATTACGGAGGAGGATGGTAAAGAGGTACGTTATTATAATGAGCCCATGACACGCTGGTGGCAAAGGATAGGTTTGAATATTCTTTCCTGGTTCGCACCCGAGGAAATGCTCTGA